The DNA region GCTTCAGAGGCTAGACCCACAAACCTCCACAGCCATGGCTCTGGCAATCCCATCAGACCTGAGACCTTCTCCACTAGAAGCAGAATAAGATGCAAATTGTAGGCAGCAGACAGCTGTGTGAATGTGGCTGTGTGAGCCCTGCCTCTGCAAGCTTCTGTGGAGGCGTGGGACACTGGGGACACCCAAAGTCCCTGTGTCATCCTCTGCCCCTGTGACCCAGGATGCCTGAGGGTGTGAACAGTTTGTGTAACAGGTCCACCAGTGTGGAAGGTGGTTTGGCTAGATCTACTAAAGCTGCAGATAGACCTGCATCGTGCCTGCAGGGTTGTACTGCTAGGTATCATTCAGCATAAGCACATGCCTGTGTCTGCCAGTGTACCGCAAGACCCACCAACAGCTGGTCATGAGGAGGTTGGCCACAGGCATCCAGCATGGTGGACATGGTGGACGATGCACAATCTGAATGTTTTAATCACCCAAATAACAAGGTGACTTAGTGTGAACAAAGTATAAACTGGAAGATTCTGTTCTATATATATAATGTTCCAAGACAATTAATTGATAGTCCTGAGGCCCAGGGAAGGCCCAACATAACTCTGGTGTAAGTTGTATCTTATTTATTGATCCAGGAAAGTAGACCTGACCATGCTTGACTTGGAGGGAGTCACTTCTATTTGTCATTTACTGCTTGGTTGTTAAATAGGTAAGTGGAAAAACGTAAGAAAAGGCCAACTTCTATTAATGGATGCTTGTATAGCTCACATTTGCTCTGTGACTTGGAACCACTTTGTGACCTGACATTGTCAGAGTTGACAAGAGAAGGAACTGAGTCCTAGCTGGACATGGtcatgcacacatgtaatgccagcactctggcagcagaggtaggcaggtctGTTTCAGGTCAGACAGGGTTACTTCAGACATGACTTTTAAGGGGACTGTTACACTGAAAGTGCCCTACAGCTAAGCCCTACCTAGCTCCActgctgtctttttgttttgttttgttttgttttgttttgttttgagacagggtttctctgtatagtcctagctgtcctggaactcactctgtagaccaggctggcctcgaactcagaaatccgcctgcgtctgcctcccaagtactgggattaaaggcgtgcactaccactgcccggccactgcTGCCTTTCTTAAGTTATTCTCGCCTCTATGTGGAAGGGGACATCCTGTGCTAATGAGACAGCATTGGATACCATGGAGAGAGCCCCGCAGCAGCCAGAGGAGGGTTCATACCAGCACTGGGTGCTGTCCTGACCACTATGAATAGTCACATGGTCAGCTGCTGGCCCACAGAGGCTGGAGACAGAGATCTGCCCTGATGTGGTTCCTGGCTCCAGGGCTGGCATGTGCTCCACAGCGGAAATGAGACTCCTCAAGGGAAAGGttagggggtggggggggggggggggggtgagaatAAGAAGATGGGGTGTGACTGTGACCAAAGCACGCTGGTAAATAGCCTCAGGATCCCCTCTAGTCAGTCAGCTCCCAGAAACTGAGAAGCTTCCTACCACACCCAGAACTGTAGCTAAGGGAGGCTTTAGCAAGCTTGGGGCCTTGGGGGACATAAGGTAGCATCGGCCCTGCCAGAGCTCATCTGAGCCCCTTGATAGAGAGAGGGCTCTTTCCTGCCATGGCCTTGCCTGTAGTTGCTGATTCTCAAAGTTCTTGGTCCAGCCCCTAAAGCTACTTTGAAGTCAGCATCTGAGTTGCTGCCATATGAACACATCTTCAGCTTTAGGTAAAACTGTCACTGCCATTGGCATGCTGCTTCTAACAACGGAGagtaggggtgagggtgggaggtAGGGGTGCCTCATTCACAACCAGTGACTGCCCGAGGCAGTGCAGCAGGGGAGAGAAAGGTTTCAGACAACTCaggaaagtggtttttttttttttttttttgaggtgggttTGGAGCTTTTggtagggctacacagaacaGGTTCTAGAGAGGCTGGAGGCCTGAAATGGTTTGGCAAGTCATAGGGGCTTTGAACACAAGAGGGGGATGCAAGACCCCGTGTTGGAGCCTAAAGCTGCTTTTCCGGTTTCTCTGTGCTGCCTCTGCCCCTTAGAGGCAGCTTCAGGAGCTGGGGCACTTACACATCCCTGGCACATGCCCATCATGTGGCCACCCTCAGGAGGAGGGGCTCCAGGGAAGAGTTAAAAGATTTAAGAGAAAAGCTCCATTCTTCCCCAGACCCCAGCCTACCCTGGCTTGCTGAGGCAGAGGACCAGACAGATATCAGAGGCAAGTATCCAAGAAGCTGGGAGGTGTCAAGTTTAGAAATGTCTCTACCTGAGCTGATTGGGAAGAGACAGGGGGAGCAGCAGAAGGCTACGCTCCCTCACACTGGCAGGGAGACTCGATGAGCAGAGCTCAGGGTCCTAGCCAGGAAGTGTCTAGACTCTGCCTATGCCATGCTTAGGGTGACCTGTCCAGACAGAAAAAGCGCTGAGTGTAAAGGAAAGTCTGCACGTGCCTGTATGGAAAGAGGCAGGTCTGAAGGGTGTTGGGGACCCCTGACAACAACATGAGCTTAAGTCAGAAGCTGGGAGGCTGATACCACCTGGAGCTGCAGCCTCCACGGACTGCTTCCTACTTCCAGAACAAGACTATGCCCACTCAGGGGCCCCAGAAGAGGCTTCTGGGCTCTCTCaactccacctccaccaccacccctcacCTTGGACTGGCCACCAACCAGACAGGACcttggtgtctgcatgtgtccATCCCAGATGGCCTCTTCCTCAGCCTGGGGCTGGTAGGGCTGGTGGAGAATGTGTTGGTCGTAATAGCCATCACCAAAAACCGCAACCTGCACTCTCCCATGTATTACTTCATCTGCTGTCTGGCCCTGTCTGACCTGATGGTGAGTGTAAGCATCGTGCTGGAGACTACTATCATCCTGCTGCTGGACGCAGGCATCCTGGTGGCCCGCGCGGCGTTGGTGCAGCAGCTGGACAACATCATTGACGTGCTCATCTGTAGCTCCATGTtatccagtctctgcttcctgggcgTCATTGCCATAGACCGCTACGTCTCCATTTTCTATGCACTGCGTTATCACAGCATCGTGACACTGTCCCGGACACAACGGGCCATCGTGGGCATCTGGGTGGTCAGCACCATCTCCAGCACCCTCTTTATCACCTACTACAAACACACAGCCGTCCTGCTCTGCCTTGTCACCTTCTTTCTAGCCATTTTGGCACTCATGGCGATTCTGTACATCCACATGCTCACTCGAGCGTGCCAGCATGCTCGGGGCATCGCCCAGCTCCACAAAAGGCAGCACTCCATCCGCCAAGGCTTCTTCCTCAAGGGTGCGGCCACCCTTACTATCCTTCTGGGGATTTTCTTCCTGTGCTGGGgccccttcttcctccatctctcactCATCGTCCTCTGCCCTCAGCACCCCACCTGCAGCTGCATCTTCAAGAACTTCAaactcttcctcatcctcatcatcttcaGCTCCATTGTTGACCCCCTCATCTATGCCTTTCGCAGCCAGGAGCTCCGCATGACACTCAAGGAGGTGCTGCTGTGCTCCTGGTGAGCAGAGAAGTGGCTTTCGGCCTCATGGCCAGGGCGCTGGGCCGAGGGTGACAGTGATACCCAGTGGCCTGCATCCTGTGAGACCACAGGTACTCATCCCTTCCTGATCTCCATTTGTCTAAGGGTGGACTGAATGAACTCTATAATAGAAGCACAGAGTGCCTGGGGGAAGGGTAGCTGTGACTGCAGGGCTCACCTAGGGCAGCTACAGGAAGTGGaggaggcaggcatggggacTCTAGCCCTGGGCAAGGGTCAGATCGTAGGCTCCTGGAGAGCTTCACCTCTCCCCACTGACAAGGTAACCCCTACTTAGCCTTTCAGGTCTTTCAGGTCACTCAGCCTGGGCCCTCTACTGCTGGGACAGACAGGAAGTCTGTAAGTTAAAAGAATGACAGACAAGATCTAAGGTGGGGTGCTACTCTTTCTGATAGGAGGATTTGTGGCCATGAAAACCCAGCTATAGCCATTCAGTAGGCTGCTTAAGGAAATGAGACCCTTCCTCAACACACAGACCAGAATTGTACAATGCGCATCTTGCACGAGGGATCTACCCATTTGCACAAGCGGGCATGGGACTGAGATAAAGACGTTGTATAGCTCATGGGAATCCCAAGAGGTGGGGATCCAACTTCTCACACCTGCAGGCTTATCACTGACCCCAGCCTGTGGCTCTGAGCCAGGAAGCAGTTGAAATGCTAAGGTCAGATGGAGCCTCTTCACCATCTTCCCCAGCTCTCTTCAGAAGCTGATTGAAGTTTGGGTGAGAGGACAGGGAGGGCAGTCACGTTAGGGAGAAGGGAGTCTCAGAAGCCACAGCTGCCTGCCTGATTTAGGAAACCACAGTCCCAAAGGGCACCAAGTATCCCAGTCAGGCCACCTTGGCTTCCTCTCTATGACTACAAACTCCAGATCAGAGCAAGCAGCTGCAGGTTCAGAAAAAGTTTCCTCTGGCCTCAATGGTGAAAAGACTGTCTTTTTTCAGGCTCCTTCCAGTTCACCCATACACTGTAGCAAGACCACAGCATCTCAGCCCCTGATATGACACATCTGTAACCTTGGCCAGAACCTGTCCCTTTCCTGCCCCCATTGTGTGGCACTTTCACTCTACTTTGAGCTGCCCTGAGGAGCACAGAGGTGGAGAGTCCCTGAGGCACCTGTAGGGTGGACCAGGGGCTGAGCTCTATTTCTATGGGACACTGCCCTTCTGGGAGGAGGTGGTCTCAGTGCTCCGTCAGACTTGGGAAGTATTTAGACAAGGCCTCTCAGGATAGAGGAGAGCTCAGGAGTACCTGAGTCCCAGGAGGGTGGCACCTGGGGTGGACTAAGAAGCTTGTTGCTATGGAGGGGCAGATCCCTGAGCCTTCCTGCTGCTCTGACCTGGGATTCCTGCAGCAGAGTCTATCTTAAGTTCCCACTGATGCTGAACACTCCTTTGTCCTCCTCCTTGGGGTAGCCTCAGTCTGGGGTGAGATGCCCTCAACCATCAAGCCAGGAAATGGCACCAGGCCAGGGTCTAGCCACACTATCAGCTCCAGCCCTGCTGGACTGAGGTTGGAAGCTGGTTCCCGGCAGGGCCAGCCTTTGCTGGAAGACAGGACTATGAGTCAGCCTTTATCCTGACACCATAGCTCTCTGGGGACACTGAGAGCTCTGGCCTGATGTCATCTGTCAGGGAGGCATTTCAGCCCTCTGGATGCTCCCAAGCATCTTCCCTGTCcagacaaggagacagagacagatgctcaccCAATACTTCTTGAACCAGGCCAGCTGGAACCACAGAAAGCCACATCATGGACAcgttgtgggggaggggcatctcTTGAGAACAAAAGACCCATTTCTAAACTTGGCTAACTTGGATGCGTATCCTCAGAGAAAGTTGTGTGAGCAGTTGCTCTATCCAGCACGCAAACTGGACGAAGGCCTCTCCAGGTGTTTTTAGCTTTTTTAGCAGCTCTCGTGAAATGAAATATTCGTGGACCATCCAAGTGTGATACTATTGTCTCAAGATTCTTCCCGAAGAATTCCTGTCACTGAAATATCAAGTAGACCTCATAAGGTGTCACTGATCCTAGATGAATATTAAATCACTGTTGTATGTGAACGCATTGCATGTCCTCCTAACTCTGCTTCCCAATGGgcccccctccacacacagtcTCCTTACCTAGGTAGCTCCAGCTCACTCCATGCCCCCTCTTCGCCCTCACTTGTCCCCAAAACGCAAGGGTACCAATGACATCAATGGCTCAGAAAAGACTGTTCAACATCCTCCACTGAGTGGCTTGCATATCCTTATGAAAATTTTCCACAAAAGATATTCATGGAGCAGGGTTACGTGCCAGGTACTGTGCTTCCTCACATCCCAGGTGCATAAGCACCCTCGCGGCAGCCCTTTGTGAAGCCGTGGACTGGTAGCCCTCTCTCCTCCAGAAAACAGCGACCTCAGAGTTTGAAGCTATAATCCACCACCCTCCCGACTAGCGTTCCCAGGTCTGCATAGAGGTCTCAGGAAGGGTTCAGCTTCCCCTGCTTCTTCCACCTCAAGCGACTCAGCAAACTCTGAGAATATGGGTCTTGATTCTTAAAGcacttgagagaaagaaagaccctCCTCACAAAGCTAAAGGGTGGGGATGGGACAGGGACGAAATGGGGAGGGCAGCTACTGGGGTGGGGCAGTAAGGGGCCTGGGTTCTATTGTCCCCAGAGCGGATCGCCCTCCAGTGGCCCCTCCTCCGAAGGCGCGGCCCGACAAGCTCCGCATTGTGCGGGCGGATCTCGATGCCGGTGCTGATGCTGCAGAGCCTGCCGCATTGTGCGGCGCCCCAGCATTGGCCCGCAGCGCTTACATCAGCCAGCGAGGGCGGGGCAGCCTCTTATAAGAGGGCGCGGCGGAGGCTGCCGATCCTCCGCAGCCCGCTGTCCGCCTGCCTTTTCGTCTCTAGCCGCGTGAAGTCAGCATGAGGGAGATCGTGCACATCCAGGCCGGCCAGTGCGGCAACCAGATAGGGGCCAAGGTGAGGCTGAGCCGTCCGGCGTCCTGCGTCCCCACGAGCGACAgccccagggagggagggagagaaaggcgGCTTTGGGAGCCGCTAGCGGAACAAAGGGAAGAGCCCAGCCCCTTGCCCGGCTCCTGGGACCCCCGGGTCCCCAATCGGCTCCTCTCAATCGCGTCACTCTGCTCTGCGCCCAGGCTGCAGCAGAAAGCTGGGGGTAATCCTTCTGACTCTCATTTTCATCCATTCTGCGCACCCACACATACCGCGGAACCATTAGGTACAGGGATGTGGTTGGGGGGCGCCGACTGGGCGTGGCCTTCTTTGAGGCTGCCACTTAAGCCTTGAGTAAGATGGGTGTGTCGGGCAACTTTGGGTGGGGCTCTCCCCTAAAACCATAATGACTGTACATGCCTGGATCCCCACTGGAGAACTAGACGGTCTTCAGGGAGCAAGGCCGCCCTCACATCCCCAACCTTGTTCAGCTCACCCCTGTTTCCTTGCCCCACCCTGTTCCTTTGTTGGAGGAGTTCGGCCTGCACTCCAATGACCTTGATCCAGAACTGGACTCTGCAAATCTCGTATCTCTAACTGTGCCCTCCCCAGgcctcccagtcctcccagtCCGGATTGAGCACAGAACAAAGCCGCTGGAAAGATTGCCTCGATTTCCCCTCTATTGTTAGCCTGCCTCTAGGTGTTGAAGCCGAggcaaaagaaacaataaaacaaaaacgggggaggggaggggggagggttgGTGCAGTGACTCCGCAATCCTGCTATCCTTAGTGAGGTAGCTGTCCTGTTTCCAAGTCCTTAGGAGGCTGTTCcctacccaaggtcacacagcaagtggAAGACAGAACCACTTGATTCCTGCAGAAGCCCAGCCTCGGGTTGGGTTGCGTTTGAGTGGGTGGGGTCAACTACCTCAATCTTCTCCTTTCTGAACTACGGGAAACGGAGCTTTGTCCAGATGGATGCTGGATGTAGCTTAGGGATGGTGTGTAGCTAGTTCCCAAAGGAGGAGGTTGGGTAGACCGGTCCTGGGAGGGAGGGGACGAAGCAGAGAGTACCTCTGGAGGCTGTTGCCATAGAAACCGGGCAGGAACAAAAAAGCTAATTACCACGGGCTGGGCCAGTCACGTGGCTGACATGTAAATTACAAGTTTGGCTCTCGGGTGGAGGTTCCTCTACTTAGAGGGGGAGGGAAAGTGCACCGCGGAGACTCCCTAATCACGGAGGAGACTGCTGCTTCTGTTCTACAAAGGAAATTTGGGCGGGGTTGGGGGGGATGGTGGGTAGGGGGGCATACAGTGGAAGCCTAAGGCTGGAGCCTCAGATCAAATCTGGACTCCTGGGATGATCACTGACAGCTGCCCTGGCCTGAAGGGAGGGTGAGGGCTCATTAATGTGGTCACAGGTGCCAGGCTTTCCCTGAACATCTGCTCCTGAAAAGGCCAGgggtgagtgggggagggaaggttTGCTATTGGAAGGCCTGTTTGGTGACCTTGCTGGGACTGTGCTGTATTGTGCTCTCCCGGGGTCTGCTGTGGAGTAACGGCCTAGAAGTCAGGTCCACGCCCAGGCTCCCTGGGATGCACTACGGCTGAAGAACACGCCTGCACACGCCTGCGTGCTAGATCCAGTATGCTTCTCAGCACTGTAGCCTGTACGTTTgtccattttttaatatttagtgttttttaaaatatgagtctttaaatttttaataccaattcttttcttaaatgatttatttattttatgttctccattgctctcttcaagacacaccagaagagagcattaaaccccattgcagatggctgtgagccaccatgtggttgctgggaattgaactcaggacccctggaagagcagtcagtgctcttaaccgctgagccatctccccagtccatACCAATTCTTTTTAACAATGCGAATAATGAATAAATTTTCTGGAGAGGTATGTCTTCCATTTCCACCGGCTCCCTTTGTAATCAGTACGAGGCGTTTTGACAGGTTCCTCTGCCCTGGAAGATCTCCCAGAAGCTAGACTGAAGGCCCAGGCCCTGTGGGCATTTACCTGCTTAGTGTCTACCCCAGGCTGGATAGACTTCCTTGGCCAGATTTACTTCCTATTTTTGTAGCTGGTTTTAAGATCCGTGCTGGGAGCTAAATGGGGAAAGTTCTTCTTGCCACCTGCAGCAGTTGAGGGAGTGGCATGCAGAACTGCTTTTTTGCGTGTTCGTCTTTGGGTGGTGCCTGTCTTAGCACAAAGGGCCTCCGGCTTCAGAGAGGTGATTGGGTGGAAGTATGGGTGGGGTGGAGACCCAGGAGAGAAGTGTGTAGCCAGGAGAAAATACTTGGAGGCAGCAGAAGGGGGGCATTAGCAATTCATAGGGTTCTCACCCCCTGTGAGTGTGTTAAAGCACCAGGCTGGTGCACTATTACACCTTGTGAAGTGTGTCATTTGGGTGTCACCCTTCTTGAAAGGCTGAGAAAGATGACGGTTCTGGAAGCTGAGTCACTCTCTTCAGATCACACCAAGGATTTGGGCAAGGCAGGAATTTAAGTCTAGGTGTGTGCAGATGTGTCAAGACGGGTGGTGACATGTGCCCCCACCAACAGCTGATGTGACTGGTCCACCCTTTGTTTGCTCCCTTTGTTAGGGTCTGAGATCCTAGATGTATTCTACCATAAAAGGGGTCCCCTAGAAAGTGTCTTTACGGAGTTTCTGTCTACACCTCCTGTCCGTGCCCCATCAGCTGCCAGAACACACCCACCCTAGTAGGAGTCTCTGAAGGGTGTGACCCACTTGAAAGCCAATGGGCCTGGTTCGAAGGGTACTGAGAGTTTTAGGAGGAACTGAACACCTTATGGGGCTCTTGGTCCTATCTTTGGGAGCCACACCTCCAACTCCGCCTCTGCTCTTGTTCCACTACCCCAGGAAGGTCAGCACCTCGGACAGCAGCTCTACGGTTTGCTGACCGGAGCCTGGGGTTTAACTGAGAAAagctgatcctggatgtgtttaGATTGGGTTCACTACACCgggtggttttcttttctatagTGATGCTACTGAATTCAAATAGttatattcatttacatattaaataGTCTATGtggtaaaaatatttacttataagttttttttgtatgttttttttgggggggtttccCCCGAGACAGGTTGTGTGTTATTTTACATAAGCATCTCAGTGTGTAGCTCTGACTAGCCGTGAACTCATGGTCCTCTAggctctgccttctaagtactggTACTACAGCTGTATACTACTAGACCtgggaagattttattttgaatcacattttattatttgtaatttacAAACGCAATTGTTGATATATTTCGCATGTAAAAAATCGAAACACTGGCTGCTGGAGATGTGGCTAAAGCACATGTTTAGCATGTGGGAGGCCATTAGGTTTGCTCTCTAGCAGAGCAAACAAGGTAAAAACTGAAATGTCCCGATGTCCCGAGAGCTGGGCATGCTGCTGCACACTCATAGTTCTAGttactggagaggctgaggcaggaggattgacaaGATTACttcttaattctaaaaataaataaataaataaataataataataataataaataataataaaaggaacaCTGTAGATAAGGTATCCTaccatatattaattttaaaatgtatatatttaatttaaaaattgtgtgtgtgtgtgtgtgtgtgtgtgtgtacatgcctggttCAAatacaggtcagaagagggtatcagacctctgaaactggaattacacacagttgtgagccaccgtgtgggtggtACTTGGAACTGAACTGAACTTAAGAatagccatgtctctagcccatggtgcacaccacatgtgtgcacacacacatgcacatacccatactTATCCAAACtcagatacactcacacacaattaaaaataaaataaattttttttaaaaaatgtatttattttatgtatatgagtatactgtagctgtctttagacacaacagaaaagggcattggatcccattacagatggttgtgagtcaccatttggtagctgggagttgaactcatgacctctagaagaatagtcagtgctcttaaccactgagcaatctctacaGCCCAAAATAAAATGCATGAAAGAGAAGATGAAATTCAGGCCCCTTTGATGAGGGATGGCTTCTGAGATGGGTCCCTCAGAAAGAGTTGTCAGATCCCTGTATGTTCTAGAATGATGATCTGTTTGGACCCTTTTTAgacatttaaagaattttaattttttttgaaagattaaaaacttttatagccaggcagtggtggcacatgcctttaatcccagcacttgggaggcagaggcaggcgggtttctaagttcaaggccagcctagtctacagagtgagttccagaatagccagggctatacagagaaaccctgtctcgaaaaacaacaacaacagcaacaactacaaaacacaaaacacaaaaaaattgttttatgagTATAGGTGTCTTGCCTGTGTGTAGTCTGTACGCCATGTACAGTGCCTGCGAAGGCTAGGATGGGTATTGGATGCCCTgactctggagttacagatgattgcgTGCTGCCTTGTGAGATTTTGTGAGATTTGTGAACCAatcctgggtcttttgcaagagcaacaagtgtttttttgttgttgtttatttgtttattgttttaaattttatttatttaatgtatgagtgccctgctgcatatacatccacctgccagaagagggcatcagatcctccatagatgattgtgagccaccatgtggttgctgggaattgaacttgggacctttggaagagcagtcagtgctcttaaccactgaaccatctctctagcccaaaacaagtgttcttaactgatgagccatgtcaccagcccacttgaaaatattttcacttatttttttttaaataaaagctaatGTCCACATGACAAANNNNNNNNNNNNNNNNNNNNNNNNNNNNNNNNNNNNNaaaaaaaaaaaaaaatccaacagcaTCAAAATGTAGCCAGTGAAGAGTCTCTTTGTCTCAGCAGAAGCCCTGCCCCAGGACAGTCACTTGCTGACTATTTTCTAATCCAGAGCCTCTTCTCCTCCACACAACTCCCACAGAGAGGCCCTTTGTCTCTAGACTTTTATATCAACAATTTATCTGCAAGTCACTCCCGCCTGACCAGTAAAGGAATACACAGTGATGAGGAGGCAGTcccccaacccccctcccccacaggcaGGCTGGGTAGTCTGTGTGTCCTGATAAAGTGTCTTCCTGTGTGCAGCCCTttcatcccctccctccctggcccCCAGGACTCTATAACAGTGCAGAGTATCTGCCATGGCTATTCCTGTGCTCTATGCAGAAGGCTGTGTTCTCAGCAGAGCCTGTGGTCGTGCAGTCCGCCCATTGTACAGGGGCGTCAAAACACACTAAGCCCCTAAGGGGCCACTAGGAATCCTGCAACTTAGGCTATGCTCTGTGCTGTCTTGCCTCCCTGAAATGATGATAGCCCTGTGTGAGGAGCGTTGTGTTCTTGTGCAAGGGGCTGAGTGTAGCAGCTAGTGAGCCAATGATCCCAGGTCTCGCCAGGCTCCTGGATATGGTGTATGACCTCAGACAAGCCATTCTGCTGCTGGAAATCCTGTAGTCCTCCTCAGATCCACCCGCGGGTCACACTGCCTGAGGCCAATGAGATAGCAGATATAATGGACTCTGTCAGTGTATGTGACTTGCCCCGGCACTGAGGATCACACGGAACAGCTGAGAACTTGATGCTGGATCTGATCTCTGGCCTTTCTGTTCTTCCACATGCTCTGGGCAGCTTTCTACTTTTTGTGTGCCTCCAGTTCCTCtcctgaaaagaataaaaaaatgaccCCGGGAGATATCTGCCTGTGCCTACAGGCATGAGCTGTGTAGAACCTACCTGTGTCTTGCATCCTAGTTCATTCCAGGGGCCTGGTAATGTCATCCAGATAACACAGAGAGCAGACATGCATATTTTACTCTTTTCTAAAGCCTTATGGTTGGACCTGGGAAGATCCCAGAGTTCTAATTTTACACTGAGAGCTTTAGGACTTCCAAAGGGCA from Mastomys coucha isolate ucsf_1 unplaced genomic scaffold, UCSF_Mcou_1 pScaffold22, whole genome shotgun sequence includes:
- the Mc1r gene encoding melanocyte-stimulating hormone receptor, producing MPTQGPQKRLLGSLNSTSTTTPHLGLATNQTGPWCLHVSIPDGLFLSLGLVGLVENVLVVIAITKNRNLHSPMYYFICCLALSDLMVSVSIVLETTIILLLDAGILVARAALVQQLDNIIDVLICSSMLSSLCFLGVIAIDRYVSIFYALRYHSIVTLSRTQRAIVGIWVVSTISSTLFITYYKHTAVLLCLVTFFLAILALMAILYIHMLTRACQHARGIAQLHKRQHSIRQGFFLKGAATLTILLGIFFLCWGPFFLHLSLIVLCPQHPTCSCIFKNFKLFLILIIFSSIVDPLIYAFRSQELRMTLKEVLLCSW